Genomic window (Agrobacterium larrymoorei):
TGTCCTCCAGACGGCCCTCGACGCAAAGATCACCGAAATCGGTCGCACGATCGAACTGGTGGATGCGGGACGGGTCGATGAGGCGATCAACATCGTGCGTGCCGATACGGGTCTCCTCTACATGCAGCAGATCCGTAACACCTTGGATGAGTTTCAGGACGTGACGGATGATCGCCTACGGGTCATCGTTACGGATCAGTTGCGGGCAGCCGACAATCTTCGCTGGGTGACGATTGGCGGCGCTATCGCCATCATTGCGGTTGTGAGCGGCGCTCTTTTCCTGATCGCGAAATATGTCGGCGAACTGATGCGCTCTCGCGAAGAGGTCGATTCCCTCAATCGTGGCCTCGAAGAACGCGTCAACGAGCGTACCCGTGACTTGATACGCGCCAATCAGGAGATCCAGCGCTTCGCCTATATCGTGACGCACGATCTGCGCGCGCCGCTCGTCAACATCATGGGCTTTCTGTCCGAGTTCGAAGCCTCGCTGAAACCCATCGAGAGCTACGTGCTGGCCGATGGCGCCACGCTCTCGGAAAACGAGATCAGAGATGCCCGCCTTGCCGTCAAGGAAGACCTGCCCGAAGCAATTGGTTTCATCCGTTCCTCCACCCGCAAGATGGATCAGTTGATCAATGCGATCCTGAAGATTTCCCGCGATGGCCGGCGTAAGTTGCAGGCGGAGAAAGTCGATCTGAAAGAGCTTTTGGCGGCAGCCGCCGCAAGCGTACAGCATCAGGTTTCTGCGGTGGGCGGTGAGATCGATGTCAATGTGCAGCCCTTCACGGTCATCAGCGACAGGATTTCGCTCGACCAGATCCTCGGCAATCTCTTCGACAACGCCGTCAAGTATCAGATGAAGGGTCGTCCGCTCCAAATTTCTGCGCGCATCTTGCCGCAGGGACGTGGTATCGTTCGGCTCGACATCACAGACAATGGACGTGGTATCGCGGAAGACGATTTTGAGCGGATCTTCGAACTCTTCAGGCGTGCCGGAGATCAGGATCAGCAGGGCGAGGGCATTGGACTAGCACATGTTCGTTCGCTAATAAGAAATTTAGGCGGGGACATTACGGTTGCCTCGGAACTTGGCAAGGGAAGTACATTCCATCTCACCTTGCCAACCGATCTGCGTAAAATCACACGAGGTAACGAGATATGAAAATCACCGGCCAGGAAGTCACGATCGTCATGATCGAAGACGATGAAGGACACGCCCGCCTCATCGAAAAGAATGTGCGACGCGCAGGCGTCAATAACGAGATCGTGCCCTTCACGCTTGGCAACAAGGCGCTGGATTACATTCTCGGACCGGACCGCGACGGCCTCGTCAGCAAGGACCGATATATTCTCGTTCTTCTTGACCTCAATCTTCCCGATATGTCTGGAATCAGGATATTGGAGCAGATCAAAAGCAACGAGCATACCAGGCGTCTGCCTGTGGTCGTGCTGACGACGACAGATGACGAGACTGAAATCCAGAAGTGCTACGATCTCGGCGCAAACGTCTATATTACAAAGCCAGTCGACTACGAAGGCTTTGCAACCGCGATCAGAAACCTTGGCCTCTTCTTCTCGGTGATACAGGTTCCATAAAGGCGTAACAGCGGTGCATATACTTTATGTCGATGATGATCCCGCAGTCGCTCGGCTCGCTACACGCGTGCTGGGTCGGCACGGCGTTCAGGTCGACCATGCACCCTCCGTCGCTCTTGGGCTTGAGAAATTCAACGCCGGCATATTCGACGCCGTGGTGCTCGACCATTATTTCCATGGCGGCACCGGCTTGCAATTTCTCAATGCCATCGGCGACCGCAGCCGCGATACACCCGTTCTTTATGTCACTGGCGCCAGCGAGGCCCAGATCGCTATCGACGCGTTGAAGGCGGGTGCCGCGGATTACGTCATCAAAACGGTTGCCGACGACTTCTTCCCGCTGCTCTTGACCTCAATCGAACAGGTCTGCGCCAACTTCCAGCTCCGCAAAGAGAAAGAGGAGGCCGAGCGTCTTCTCGTGCGGGCCAAGGAACGCGCAGAATTGATGGCCAAGGAGATGAACCACCGCATCGCCAACAGCCTGTCACTGGTGTCGGCCATGATCCGCATGCAGATGATCGCAGCTTCCAGCGAAGAGGCGCGCACCGTTCTATCCGAAACCCAGAACCGTATCTCCGCCATCGCGGGTGTTCACCGCAGCCTCTACACCGCCGACAATATGGGTGTGGTCGATCTTGACGCCTATCTGTCCTCGATCATCAACGAACTGGCGAAATCCGGCCCGGACAATGAGCGCATTCGCATCAAGACGGAAATGGAAACGATCAGCGCAGCACCCGATCAGGCGGTGGCACTCGGCGTGATCGTGACAGAGCTTGCCACCAACTCCCTCAAATACGCCTATCCCAGCGGTGACGGCGATATCCGAATTGCGCTCAAGAGCCGCGAGGGCAAGCTGCAACTGACCGTCGAGGACGATGGTGTGGGCATGGGCAGCAAGCCGAAACCGCAAGGAACCGGGCTTGGCACGAAGCTCATTTCGGCCATGGCTCAAAGCCTCAAGGCGACGGTGGAGCAGAGCAGTGTTCAGGCGCATTCCGGAACACGTATCTGCGTGGAATGGGAAGCGACGCCGGCCTGACCGGCAACGCTCCTTGAATTAGTAAGTACCCGGCAAACCAGCAACGACCTGCGGAGCAGGCGCACCCGCCATAACCTGTGACGATGGAGCAAGCGAGGTCACGACAATGGGCGTGCCGTCCGGGACACGATTGTAGAGATCAACAATGTCCTGGTTCATCAGGCGGACGCAGCCGGACGAGACGGACTTGCCGATCGTCCACCATTCCGGCGAACCGTGCAGCCGATAGATCGTATCGCGACCGTCCTTGAAGATGTAGAGCGCCCTTGCGCCCAATGGGTTCATCAAGCCGGGAGCCATGCCGCCATTGGCAGCACTGTAGGGCGCAAGTTCCGGCTGACGTGCGACCATCTCGTCTGGCGGAGTCCAGCGCGGCCACTGGCGCTTGTACTGGATGACACCCCTGCCCGCCCACTCGAAGCCGGCCCGTCCCAGGCCCACGCCATAGCGCATCGCCTGGTTATTCTCATAGGTGAGATAAAGGAAGTGGTTCGCCGTATCGACGACGATCGTTCCCGGTCGCTCGCCGGTCGGGTTCTCGACCATCTGACGATAGAAACGCGGATCGATTTTCTGGTATGGGATCGCGGGCAGCGGGAACTGCTCATCCGGCTTAGGTCCATAGACTTCGGCGTAATAGGGATCGACTCTCGGGCGCGTTTCCACCGTCTCGCGTGGCGTGGTGGTGCACCCTGAAAGTGCTGTCAGGGCTAGTCCGCCAGTGCCGAACAGAAAGCTCCGGCGTGTCGTTTCATGCTTCTTCAATCCAGGTCCTCATCAACAAGAGCGCCGTGCATCCCTATGGGACGGAGAAATGACACTCTATCTCCTTTAAATATGCGCATCGTGCCTTCTGAAATCGGTTTCGATTTCCGGGCCGATGGTGTCGTTATCGTGCGCCGGAAAACGGATCGGCGAGCGCCGCTTCCGGTCGGCTTATCGGATATTTCGTACCGGAAACCCGTCCGGCCATGGTCTTTGCCCCGCTGCTTTTCAAAAGAGCGCGGAAGCTCGGATGCATTCCGCCATCGACATAAGCGTTCATCACGCTGGAAGTTCCCCCAGCCATCGCAACTTCAAGTTTCTGCTTCTCGATGTCGAGACGTGAGGCCACCTGCGGGTCGAGTTGGTTGGTGGCCGGTGGGCAGGCAGCAAGCGGATCAGCCGGTTCTCCGTCAGCGAACTCTGTATTGAAAACATAACGGCGACCGCAGACCGACACCTTCGGCTGACGGCGGGTGACTTCGAAATAGTCGTAGCCGTCCTTCAGCGTGCGCCAGAAGGGGAAGTTAGGATCGTTCTTGTAAGCCGCCAAATTCTTCGCCGTCATGCGGAACGGATAGGCCTGAACCTGGAAGCGATCCTGCCCGCCCTTCAACGCCCGTTCGACGATCGCGTAAATTTCGCCGATCTGCGCATCGGTCATGGCGTAACAGCCAGACGAGGAGCAGGCGCCATGCACCATCAGCGCTTCACCCGTATAGCCGAGAGCCGATTCAAGGCGGTTCGGATAGCCGAGGTTGAAAGAGACGTAATATTGCGAGTTCGGGTTCAGCATGCTGGAAGAGACATGATAGAAACCTTCAGGTGCCTGCCTGTCTCCGCTCTTCGTCTTGGGACCAAGTTTGCCCGACCACCGGCACATCGGATAGGACTTGAACAGGGCATAGTTGCCGGTCTTATCGACCTTCCAGACTTCCAGCTCGCTTTCCTGCTTGAAAATGCGAACCAGCACCGGGTTTTCCGGCTTCATGCCTTTTGCAGACATGGCCGCAGCAACCTTGGAGGATAATTTAGGCGGCTCTTTCGACGCGCTATCGAAACCCATGGAGGTACAGGCGGCAAGCGACGCGCACAGCCCAATGACAGCTGCGGCGCGCGCCGATGCGATCATGATGCCTCGAAGCTTCGTCGCTACGAAACCCGATTTTGCCAAAGTGTTCATGGAACGTCTTGCCCGTCTCTCTGCCGTGTGCCTACCTAAAGAAGGTGACCACATAACGGCAATCACCCAATCGGACAAAGAGTCGTGAATTTACGTTACGAGTCCGTTAATCATAGACACACAACGACGTGAGCAGGAACAGCAGCTTCTTCCTCTATCGCAAAAGTCCCTGACCGCCATCGATCCAGACCGGCGTACCGGTAATGTGACGGGACTTGTCGCTTGCTAAAAACACCACCAGATCGGCCACGTCTTCGCTCAAGCCCGCCGCTCCGCCTGTGATCGGAATGTCTCCCTCCGGCCATTCCACCGGGATTGCCGTTTCATGAGAGCCACGGATATGGGTGTTGTCGTCGATCTTCGTCTCGATTGCGCCTGGGCAGATCGCGTTGACACGAATCTTGTACTGGCCAAGCTCCAGCGCCAGTTGCTGCGCCATCGCAAGCTGCCCGGCCTTCGTGGCCGAATAGGCCGTTGCACCGGGCGACGTGAAGGTGCGTGTGCCGTTAATGGACGAGATGATGACAATCGATCCGCCACCGGCGGCCTTCAGATGCGGCACCGTCTTGTGAAGGGTCATGTATGTACCCCGAAGATTAACCGTGATGGTCTTATCCCACTCTTCCGGCTTCAGGTCATCGATCGGCGCCCATACACCGTTGATGCCGGCATTCGCCACCACGACGTCCAACCGCCCATGGGATTTAACAAGCGCGGTCACGGCCCTATCCATTGCAGCCTCGTCCGCCACGTCGGCGACCAAGGTCAGGGCCTTGCCGCCATTGGTGTTGATCTCGGCGACGAGCGTGTCAAGTTCATCGGCGGTGTGGCCGAGCGCACCTATAACGTAGCCGTCCTTGGCAAGAGCAATAGCGGAAGCGCGACCGATGCCCGATCCAGCGCCGGTAACGAGTGCAACTTTTTCCTGCGCCATGATGGCCTCCTGTTGATGGCGGTCAAGTCTTGGCCAGAACGAACGGCCTCATCCACAAACTGTATAAAAAACGGGTTGTTCCCTTCGTCTTCGCGCGTCACCATATTGAAATGAACAAGGATTTTTTCGACAGAGATGCCGTGGTCGTTGCCAAGGCAATGATCGGGATGGAGTTTCGCTTTCACAACACGGGCGGCATCATCGTTGAGACGGAAGCCTATCGACCTGATGACCCCGCCTCTCACAGTTTCAACGGGCCGACGCTGCGCAATCGTGTCATGTTCGGACCTCCGGGACACCTTTACGTCTATCGTTCTTACGGCATCCATTGGTGCGCCAATATCGTTTGCACCTCTGGCTCCGCAGTTTTGATCCGGGCGCTTGAGCCTGAGACGGGCGTGGAACTGATGAAGATGAGACGCGGAACTGATGTGCTAAGGAATCTGTGCTCCGGTCCCGGGAAACTCTGCCAAGCGCTTGCGATTACCGGCGATGTCGATGGAATCTCGGTGTTGGAGCAGCCGATCCTCCTTCGATTGGCACAGACTGATCTAGAGATCGTCGCCGGACCGCGCATTGGGATTAGCAAGGGGGTGGAATCGCCTTGGCGTTTCGGCGCCAAGCGCTCGCCACATCTCAGCAAGCCGTTTCTTGGTCTGACCTAAAGCGTGTCGCGATCTTTCGGATTCGCTCGCACGCTTTAGGTCCTTCTTTTATCGCATGTCGTTATCGCAAAACCGCTGCACACTTTTGCGCGACATGCTTTAAACCACCATGGGTGGCTCATCGTTCTCATCGGGGTTGGGATTTGGCACTTCATCCGGCAGCCGGTCGGGCTCTGGCTCCTGGATTGGAGGGATCTCAGGCTGTGGTGGAATGGGCGGGGTTGTGGGATCTGGCTCTGGTGGGACAATACCCATTGTGTCGCGCCTCCAAATGTTTGCGGGCAACCGGTCCGCTGAAATTGCCGTCCGGTCCACTGTGTTCGCCGGATCAGTCCATTCGTGAGGCCAAGCTGCCCGCTCTTCTAACATATCGTATTAACGCGTTCGTCCGTGGTGGGTTGCGCTCTATTTTCGAGCTCAAACAAATCCGAGTGAACTGCGCGCGATGTCGCGCTGATCGCCATAGTCCCGCGCATGGGCATCGTGGCCATATTCGTGTGCGGCATTGGTCAATTGCAACTCGGGAACCTGAAGCAAGGCATCGGCATAGGTGCCGGTCTCCTCGTCATTCTCAACAATGATATGAGTTGGCTTCAAAAAATCGAACATGGCTTCCTCCCATTCGACGTGTCTGGTTAACGCATCAGCCGACGCTACGTTCCTCCTCATAGCGGCAAATCATCTCCGTCAGGGACCAACTCTACTACACTTTAATTTGACGAATCGTTATGAGGCAGGCGCGCATTGTAGCGACTGCGACTGAGAGCAGGCTGCTATCTTTTTACCGTTGCCAAAGCGTTCTCGGAGTTCTTGCCTATCGGAATGACGAGATCGCAAAATCGCTTCATGTATGTGCACGCCTTGCTTTAAACGCCGCGGCGATTGCCCCAGAGCAAGACATGGAGTTGAGGCAGCACACGCGCTTCAAACCAACGCTCGGACACGACCTTTTCCACCAGCCACAACATGCGATCCATAATGCCGTCGACATCCACCCGCGCATCATCGTCGTCGGGCGGTGGCGGGGTGTGATTGCCGGGCTGGAGATAGACAGGGACTGCGGGAAAGCGCGACGCCGCGTCCCGCGCAAAGGCAAAATCGGCGTCATCGAAAACGACAATCTTCAGCGCGAGTTGAGGTGCCGTTCCAGCAGCCTCCAGACAGTGTTCGAAGGCCTGCCAATCCGTTTCCATGCCGCTGGAGGGCGGCTTGGGGCTCAGTACGAGGTAGTCCAGGTCAGAGAACCAGTCCTTGGAGATGCTGCCTTGAGTCTCCAGCGCAAAGCGATATCCCTCGTCTTTGCCCTTGCGGATCAACGGTCCAAGCGGCTGGATTGCCGGATTGCCGCCGGATAGCGAAATCGTCAGAGGTTTTCCGCCAGAGAGTTTCTCGACCTCCCCCCAGATGGCTTCGACGGAGAGCGGCTTCCAGTCTTCCCGATAATCGCTATCCACGGCATGCAGCGTATCGCACCAGGAGCAGCGATAGTCGCATCCTCCTGTGCGAACGAAGACGGTCGGCAAGCCGATCAACAGCCCCTCGCCCTGAATGGTCGGGCCGAAAATTTCGCTGATCCGGATCGGCAGGCCGCGCGGCGCATCGACAGCCGCACTCATCGCGCAGCCGCCGGTCGATACTCTGCCCATGTCTTGGCGGTCTCGCTGACGCGCACGGCACTCGTTTCGGGCAGTCGCTCCTTACACCAGGTGTAGAAATGCTGCGCCAACCTCTCCGCAGTCACCATGTCGTGGCCGAGAACGTCGTTCAGATGCCGGTGGTCGAAGCAGTGGTCTATATAGCGCTTCAGCGGCGCCAGCTCGTGGTAATCACGCACGAAGCCGTGCTCGTTCAGCTCGTCACCGGAAAGCTCTACCTCGACAATGTAGTTGTGACCGTGGAGGCGTGCACATTGATGATCGGCGGGCAGCCCTTTCAGCTGGTGCGAGGCGGAAAAATGAAATTCCTTGGTGATGCGAAACATCAACGCACCTCCCGCGCCGCATAGGCACTGGTGGCGGCCACCCAGAAATCCGGGTCTTCGTAATCGGTGGGATCCGTCACGCCAGCCAGATGAAAGGCCTCGCGCCGCTCGACACAGGTGCCACAGCGGCCACAGTGGCGCGCACCACCCTTGTAGCAAGACCATGTCTCGGCAAATGGCGTATCGTGCTTCGCCCCATCGGTGACGATATCGGCCTTGGACACCATGACGTAGGGAGCGTAAAGCTCCACCTTGGCATAGCCCTCCAAAGCATGGGCCTGCATGGTGTTGAGGCTGTCGATAAAGCCCGGACGACAATCCGGATAGATGAAGTGATCGCCGCCATGAACGGCAATCGCTACCGCATCCGCCTGCTGCGCGGCCGCCAGGCCGAAAGCGATGGTGAGCATGATGGCATTGCGGTTCGGCACCACGGTGGACCGCATGGTCTCTTCCGCATAATGCCCATCCGGCACCTCGACATCGTCGGTCAAAGCCGAGCCCGTCAAATGAGCACCAATGGTGCGGATATCGATAACATGATGCGGCACGCCGAGACGCGCAGCACATGCGCTGGCGAAGTCCAGTTCCTTCTTGTGGCGCTGGCCATAATCGAAAGACAAAAGAGCGAGTAGTTCATGTTCCGCTGCAATTCTGTGCGCGAGCGAAACGGAGTCCAATCCGCCGGAGCAGATGACGATCGTTTTCATAATTTGAGATCCCTTGTTTTGACCGGGTGGGCTGCGACCGGATAACGACTGGGCTTCTAGAGCAAAGGATGGAGCTTGTGAAGCCGGAAAAAGCCTTCTCGCTTTCACCAGACGTACACAATATATAACATGATTTTTAAAGTCATCTTTTGTTGCCGGAGTGTGATTTCCGTTCTATGAGAGCGCAACGCACCCAGTAGTCGGACACTTACCCATGTGGAGCAAGCCTGCTTCCCAATCTCAGATCAATGAGGCGATGGAAGCCTATTATGACGACCTTTGTCGCGCCATGCGAAAGCGTGGTCACTCGCCTCTCGCGTCGCAAGATATCGTGCACGATATCTATGTGCGTCTCATGGGAAAGCCACGGCTTCCGGAAAACAAGTCGGCGGTAAAGGCATTCCTCATTCGTGCCTGTATTAATCTGGGCATAGATCACTTCAGAAGGATGAACTTCGAAAAGCGGTTATTCGCCGGCAACTCCGAGGAGGCTGCAAGTGTAGCGGACGCTCGCCACAGCGCTGAAGACACCGCGGACATCGGTCGAAGGCTCGCACTTCTGAAACTGGCAATCATGGACCTGTCGTCGCAGCGGCGCCGTGTATTTCTTGCCAGTGCGGTCGGAGGACTGACATCGACCGAGATTTCGAAGAAGAGCGGACTGACGAAGAATATGGTCGATCGCCATCTGCGCAAAGCGTACCTGCACTGCCTCCAAAGACTGGAGCCAACACTTTGAGCAATCATCCGAATCTTAACGGAAATGCTGAAGAGGAAGCGGTCGATTGGCTCCTGGAGTTGCGGGACCGA
Coding sequences:
- a CDS encoding sensor histidine kinase, producing the protein MLGLGIALLIGMVGASLWLVQKNDDYSREIVDLRRIRAGILDVLTTIQDAETGQRGYLLTRTEDYLAPYKEAVQTLPEKRARLVASVQDKPIYAGKLPVLQTALDAKITEIGRTIELVDAGRVDEAINIVRADTGLLYMQQIRNTLDEFQDVTDDRLRVIVTDQLRAADNLRWVTIGGAIAIIAVVSGALFLIAKYVGELMRSREEVDSLNRGLEERVNERTRDLIRANQEIQRFAYIVTHDLRAPLVNIMGFLSEFEASLKPIESYVLADGATLSENEIRDARLAVKEDLPEAIGFIRSSTRKMDQLINAILKISRDGRRKLQAEKVDLKELLAAAAASVQHQVSAVGGEIDVNVQPFTVISDRISLDQILGNLFDNAVKYQMKGRPLQISARILPQGRGIVRLDITDNGRGIAEDDFERIFELFRRAGDQDQQGEGIGLAHVRSLIRNLGGDITVASELGKGSTFHLTLPTDLRKITRGNEI
- a CDS encoding response regulator, which translates into the protein MKITGQEVTIVMIEDDEGHARLIEKNVRRAGVNNEIVPFTLGNKALDYILGPDRDGLVSKDRYILVLLDLNLPDMSGIRILEQIKSNEHTRRLPVVVLTTTDDETEIQKCYDLGANVYITKPVDYEGFATAIRNLGLFFSVIQVP
- a CDS encoding sensor histidine kinase, producing MHILYVDDDPAVARLATRVLGRHGVQVDHAPSVALGLEKFNAGIFDAVVLDHYFHGGTGLQFLNAIGDRSRDTPVLYVTGASEAQIAIDALKAGAADYVIKTVADDFFPLLLTSIEQVCANFQLRKEKEEAERLLVRAKERAELMAKEMNHRIANSLSLVSAMIRMQMIAASSEEARTVLSETQNRISAIAGVHRSLYTADNMGVVDLDAYLSSIINELAKSGPDNERIRIKTEMETISAAPDQAVALGVIVTELATNSLKYAYPSGDGDIRIALKSREGKLQLTVEDDGVGMGSKPKPQGTGLGTKLISAMAQSLKATVEQSSVQAHSGTRICVEWEATPA
- a CDS encoding L,D-transpeptidase: MKKHETTRRSFLFGTGGLALTALSGCTTTPRETVETRPRVDPYYAEVYGPKPDEQFPLPAIPYQKIDPRFYRQMVENPTGERPGTIVVDTANHFLYLTYENNQAMRYGVGLGRAGFEWAGRGVIQYKRQWPRWTPPDEMVARQPELAPYSAANGGMAPGLMNPLGARALYIFKDGRDTIYRLHGSPEWWTIGKSVSSGCVRLMNQDIVDLYNRVPDGTPIVVTSLAPSSQVMAGAPAPQVVAGLPGTY
- a CDS encoding L,D-transpeptidase family protein; translated protein: MIASARAAAVIGLCASLAACTSMGFDSASKEPPKLSSKVAAAMSAKGMKPENPVLVRIFKQESELEVWKVDKTGNYALFKSYPMCRWSGKLGPKTKSGDRQAPEGFYHVSSSMLNPNSQYYVSFNLGYPNRLESALGYTGEALMVHGACSSSGCYAMTDAQIGEIYAIVERALKGGQDRFQVQAYPFRMTAKNLAAYKNDPNFPFWRTLKDGYDYFEVTRRQPKVSVCGRRYVFNTEFADGEPADPLAACPPATNQLDPQVASRLDIEKQKLEVAMAGGTSSVMNAYVDGGMHPSFRALLKSSGAKTMAGRVSGTKYPISRPEAALADPFSGAR
- a CDS encoding SDR family oxidoreductase, whose product is MAQEKVALVTGAGSGIGRASAIALAKDGYVIGALGHTADELDTLVAEINTNGGKALTLVADVADEAAMDRAVTALVKSHGRLDVVVANAGINGVWAPIDDLKPEEWDKTITVNLRGTYMTLHKTVPHLKAAGGGSIVIISSINGTRTFTSPGATAYSATKAGQLAMAQQLALELGQYKIRVNAICPGAIETKIDDNTHIRGSHETAIPVEWPEGDIPITGGAAGLSEDVADLVVFLASDKSRHITGTPVWIDGGQGLLR
- a CDS encoding DNA-3-methyladenine glycosylase — encoded protein: MNKDFFDRDAVVVAKAMIGMEFRFHNTGGIIVETEAYRPDDPASHSFNGPTLRNRVMFGPPGHLYVYRSYGIHWCANIVCTSGSAVLIRALEPETGVELMKMRRGTDVLRNLCSGPGKLCQALAITGDVDGISVLEQPILLRLAQTDLEIVAGPRIGISKGVESPWRFGAKRSPHLSKPFLGLT
- the queE gene encoding 7-carboxy-7-deazaguanine synthase QueE, with the translated sequence MSAAVDAPRGLPIRISEIFGPTIQGEGLLIGLPTVFVRTGGCDYRCSWCDTLHAVDSDYREDWKPLSVEAIWGEVEKLSGGKPLTISLSGGNPAIQPLGPLIRKGKDEGYRFALETQGSISKDWFSDLDYLVLSPKPPSSGMETDWQAFEHCLEAAGTAPQLALKIVVFDDADFAFARDAASRFPAVPVYLQPGNHTPPPPDDDDARVDVDGIMDRMLWLVEKVVSERWFEARVLPQLHVLLWGNRRGV
- the queD gene encoding 6-carboxytetrahydropterin synthase QueD, which codes for MFRITKEFHFSASHQLKGLPADHQCARLHGHNYIVEVELSGDELNEHGFVRDYHELAPLKRYIDHCFDHRHLNDVLGHDMVTAERLAQHFYTWCKERLPETSAVRVSETAKTWAEYRPAAAR
- the queC gene encoding 7-cyano-7-deazaguanine synthase QueC is translated as MKTIVICSGGLDSVSLAHRIAAEHELLALLSFDYGQRHKKELDFASACAARLGVPHHVIDIRTIGAHLTGSALTDDVEVPDGHYAEETMRSTVVPNRNAIMLTIAFGLAAAQQADAVAIAVHGGDHFIYPDCRPGFIDSLNTMQAHALEGYAKVELYAPYVMVSKADIVTDGAKHDTPFAETWSCYKGGARHCGRCGTCVERREAFHLAGVTDPTDYEDPDFWVAATSAYAAREVR
- a CDS encoding RNA polymerase sigma factor; this translates as MWSKPASQSQINEAMEAYYDDLCRAMRKRGHSPLASQDIVHDIYVRLMGKPRLPENKSAVKAFLIRACINLGIDHFRRMNFEKRLFAGNSEEAASVADARHSAEDTADIGRRLALLKLAIMDLSSQRRRVFLASAVGGLTSTEISKKSGLTKNMVDRHLRKAYLHCLQRLEPTL